A genomic stretch from Setaria italica strain Yugu1 chromosome VII, Setaria_italica_v2.0, whole genome shotgun sequence includes:
- the LOC101771688 gene encoding uncharacterized protein LOC101771688: MASLRHLAASPSCHHHHAASLQLRRLPSCPRPLRSRLFTRIYALSSNDIRVGTNVEVDGAPWKVLEFLHVKPGKGAAFVRTKMRNYVTGNTVEKTFRAGSTLQEPSLSKETKQFTYKDGSQFVFMDLTTFEESRLNEADVGDKQKWLKEGMDCNLLYWNGKIIDFELPITVRLTVTDTDPGASDSVQGGTKPATLETGAVVTVPSFVNVGDDILVDSRTGQYMNRA, from the exons ATGGCCTCTctccgccacctcgccgccaGCCCCTCCTGCCACCATCACCACGCCGCCTCCCTCCAGCTCCGTCGCCTGCCCTCCTGCCCCCGCCCCCTCCGCTCCCGCCTCTTCACCC GGATTTATGCTCTCTCCAGCAATGACATCAGGGTTGGCACCAACGTAGAGGTCGACGGCGCGCCATGGAAAGTTCTAG AGTTTCTCCACGTCAAGCCCGGAAAAGGTGCTGCTTTTGTCAGGACAAAAATGCGCAATTATGTCACTGGCAACACAGTTGAGAAAACCTTTCGGGCTGGAAGTACG CTACAGGAACCATCCCTTTCCAAGGAAACCAAGCAATTTACATACAAGGATGGCTCCCAGTTCGTGTTTATGGATCTG ACAACATTTGAAGAAAGTCGGTTAAACGAAGCAGATGTCGGTGACAAGCAAAAATGGCTGAAAGAGGGAATGGACTGCAATTTGTTGTACTGGAATGGGAAG ATCATTGATTTTGAGCTGCCCATCACCGTTAGATTGACTGTGACTGATACTGACCCCGGGGCAAGCGATAGTGTACAAG GAGGAACAAAACCCGCAACCCTGGAAACTGGAGCTGTTGTCACGGTGCCCTCTTTTGTGAACGTAGGCGATGATATACTAGTTGATTCAAGAACCGGACAGTACATGAACAGAGCATAG